The following are encoded together in the Nocardioides sp. Arc9.136 genome:
- a CDS encoding response regulator transcription factor, with product MSSARRRVLVVEDDPVINQALADRLTAEGYDVVRAVDGPGGVAAYAEHAPDLVVLDLMLPGFDGHEVCRRIQADRPVPVLMLTARAEEADVLVGLAVGADDYLTKPFRMRELVARVAALLRRVERAGELAGRRALEVGDLRVDAPARRVWRGQEEVRLTPTEFDLLLCLAATPGAVVTRERLLAEVWGWGGASGTRTVDSHVKGLRAKIGADRVRTVHGVGYALETAPDGAS from the coding sequence ATGAGCAGCGCACGCCGTCGCGTCCTCGTCGTCGAGGACGACCCGGTGATCAACCAGGCCCTCGCCGACCGGCTGACCGCGGAGGGGTACGACGTGGTCCGGGCCGTCGACGGGCCCGGCGGCGTGGCGGCGTACGCCGAGCACGCGCCCGACCTGGTCGTGCTCGACCTGATGCTGCCCGGGTTCGACGGCCACGAGGTGTGCCGGCGGATCCAGGCCGACCGGCCGGTGCCGGTGCTGATGCTCACCGCGCGTGCGGAGGAGGCCGACGTCCTCGTGGGGCTGGCGGTCGGGGCCGACGACTACCTGACCAAGCCGTTCCGGATGCGCGAGCTGGTCGCCCGGGTGGCCGCCCTGCTGCGCCGCGTCGAGCGGGCCGGTGAGCTGGCGGGCCGTCGGGCCCTCGAGGTGGGGGACCTGCGGGTCGACGCACCGGCCCGGCGGGTGTGGCGCGGGCAGGAGGAGGTGCGGCTGACGCCGACCGAGTTCGACCTGCTCCTGTGCCTGGCGGCGACGCCCGGCGCGGTCGTCACCCGCGAGCGCCTCCTGGCGGAGGTGTGGGGCTGGGGCGGTGCGTCCGGGACGCGGACGGTCGACAGCCACGTCAAGGGGCTGCGGGCGAAGATCGGGGCGGACCGGGTCCGGACCGTGCACGGCGTCGGGTACGCCCTCGAGACCGCCCCGGATGGTGCGTCGTGA
- a CDS encoding dolichyl-phosphate-mannose--protein mannosyltransferase, protein MAAARTVRARVEDPVVSWTAAIALALVALALRLWNLGEPREFEFDETYYAKDAWSLANHGYVRDYVDDANEQILAGTTEGLWESEPSMIVHPEVGKWLIGLGERLFGMDPFGWRVASAVVGALMVLVMVRLVRRMTGSTVLGLTAGLLLSLDGLHFVLSRLALLDIFLAFFTLCAVACVVADRDWYRARLAALAPDPVASGWGPVRGLLWRPWLLGAGVCFGLALGTKWTAAYPLAAFGILVWAWSAGARRAAGVRRATLRSALVDGVPAFAWMVLVAMVVYVASWTGWLVHAPEYEQSLSSTQYTRYSGTGQCEGDSFVDGAPAEGRRWPTATEPDASGPAEAVQSLRSLWSYHQDLFTFHTHFLSCSSHTYASKPSGWLLMNRPVGVAADTGIEPGTRGCDAPEGSDCLRQVLLLGTPVLWWGGLLALLVAVATWVGARDWRAGVAVVGTASTWLPWLQYDDRPIFLFYVSLSLPFVVIAIVLAMGRLVGPSRVPTPRRTVGVVLSGSFVVLVLLNFAWFWPVYTNGLLTHSEWLDRIWFQRWI, encoded by the coding sequence GTGGCGGCGGCGAGGACGGTCCGGGCGCGGGTCGAGGACCCGGTGGTCTCGTGGACCGCGGCGATCGCGCTCGCGCTGGTCGCGCTGGCCCTGCGGCTGTGGAACCTCGGCGAGCCGCGCGAGTTCGAGTTCGACGAGACGTACTACGCCAAGGACGCCTGGTCGCTGGCCAACCACGGCTACGTCCGCGACTACGTCGACGACGCCAACGAGCAGATCCTCGCCGGGACCACCGAGGGCCTGTGGGAGTCCGAGCCCTCGATGATCGTCCACCCCGAGGTGGGCAAGTGGCTGATCGGGCTCGGCGAGCGGCTCTTCGGCATGGACCCGTTCGGCTGGCGGGTCGCCTCCGCCGTCGTCGGCGCGCTGATGGTGCTGGTGATGGTGCGGCTCGTCCGGCGGATGACCGGCTCCACGGTGCTCGGGCTGACCGCCGGGCTGCTGCTGAGCCTGGACGGGCTGCACTTCGTGCTCTCCCGGCTCGCGCTCCTCGACATCTTCCTGGCCTTCTTCACCCTCTGCGCCGTCGCGTGCGTGGTCGCCGACCGGGACTGGTACCGCGCCCGGCTGGCCGCGCTCGCCCCCGACCCGGTCGCCAGCGGCTGGGGCCCGGTCCGCGGGCTGCTGTGGCGGCCCTGGCTGCTCGGGGCCGGGGTCTGCTTCGGCCTGGCGCTCGGCACCAAGTGGACCGCGGCGTACCCCCTGGCCGCCTTCGGCATCCTGGTCTGGGCCTGGAGCGCGGGGGCCCGCCGGGCGGCGGGCGTGCGGCGGGCGACCCTGCGCTCGGCGCTCGTCGACGGCGTCCCGGCGTTCGCGTGGATGGTGCTCGTCGCGATGGTCGTGTACGTCGCGTCGTGGACCGGCTGGCTGGTGCACGCCCCGGAGTACGAGCAGAGCCTGTCCTCCACCCAGTACACCCGCTACTCCGGCACCGGCCAGTGCGAGGGCGACTCGTTCGTCGACGGGGCGCCGGCGGAGGGGAGGCGCTGGCCGACCGCCACCGAGCCCGACGCCTCCGGCCCGGCCGAGGCCGTGCAGTCGCTGAGGTCGCTGTGGAGCTACCACCAGGACCTGTTCACCTTCCACACCCACTTCCTCAGCTGCAGCTCGCACACCTACGCCTCGAAGCCGTCGGGCTGGCTGCTGATGAACCGGCCGGTCGGCGTCGCGGCCGACACCGGGATCGAGCCGGGCACCCGGGGCTGCGACGCACCGGAGGGCAGCGACTGCCTGCGCCAGGTGCTGCTGCTGGGCACCCCGGTCCTGTGGTGGGGCGGGCTGCTCGCCCTGCTCGTCGCCGTCGCCACCTGGGTCGGCGCCCGGGACTGGCGGGCGGGCGTGGCCGTGGTGGGGACGGCGTCGACCTGGCTGCCCTGGCTGCAGTACGACGACCGGCCGATCTTCCTGTTCTACGTCTCGCTCTCGCTGCCGTTCGTCGTGATCGCGATCGTGCTCGCCATGGGCAGGTTGGTCGGGCCCTCGCGCGTCCCGACCCCACGCCGGACGGTCGGCGTGGTGCTCTCGGGCTCCTTCGTCGTGCTGGTGCTGCTGAACTTCGCCTGGTTCTGGCCGGTCTACACCAACGGGCTGCTCACGCACTCGGAGTGGCTCGACCGGATCTGGTTCCAGCGCTGGATCTAG
- a CDS encoding DEAD/DEAH box helicase has protein sequence MARGGQRRTGAPRNAPRRRARELDNEGLIPVLARAVREVEASAQRGTVSPSARTKFQVVALLAREERSRVKADTEQTEAQKAEQLKRLDGIGTILAKTTARDTSLLSLLAEDAQVSDSAHELKLRMLRAAGMEPDPEPEPEAEEALVGTPVTERRVVPQSVIARQLANPFLAPDFSVAEARASHPRRLATWELLGPLFRSFEYGGAGAVSCMPLPDPEEVKVPGDRELMPHQAQLVAAAAKGHRTFLLADEPGLGKTAQALLAAQAAEAFPLLVVVPNVVKTNWAREAGLWVPNRPVTVIHGDGANVDGFADIVVVNYEVLDRHVGWLGDFGFRGMVVDEAHFIKNKTSQRSQHVLQLSDRIRQRIGRPLMMALTGTPLINDIEDFRAIWQFLGWIDDKRPLGRLMDALEDTGLTPADPPFYPAARRCVIDMGIVRRRKVDVAADIPARRVADLPVELDDEAGRSIRAAERELARRLVERYDTALATRTSGQTVEGIDHELVRRVATWEREDTTDNTSGENVFGMMRRIGQAKAGLAADYAAQLARNVGKVVFFAKHVDVMDVAEDTFARRGIRYSSIRGDQTSQARQRNIDAFVNDPEVEIVVCSLTAAGVGLNLQVASNLVLAELSWTDAEQTQAIDRIHRIGQEEPVTAWRIIAAQTLDTRIAELIDSKAGLAARALDGSDTELPNSADIQLEALVAMLTDALVKRGDAA, from the coding sequence TTGGCTCGAGGAGGCCAGCGCCGGACCGGCGCGCCCCGCAACGCCCCGCGCCGCCGCGCACGGGAGCTCGACAACGAGGGACTAATCCCGGTCCTCGCCCGCGCCGTGCGCGAGGTCGAGGCCAGTGCCCAGCGCGGCACGGTCAGCCCGTCGGCGCGCACGAAGTTCCAGGTCGTCGCCCTGCTCGCCCGCGAGGAGCGCTCGCGCGTCAAGGCCGACACCGAGCAGACCGAGGCCCAGAAGGCCGAGCAGCTCAAGCGGCTCGACGGCATCGGCACGATCCTGGCCAAGACCACCGCCCGCGACACCTCGCTGCTCTCGCTGCTGGCCGAGGACGCGCAGGTCTCCGACTCCGCCCACGAGCTGAAGCTGCGGATGCTCCGCGCCGCCGGGATGGAGCCGGACCCCGAGCCCGAGCCCGAGGCCGAGGAGGCGCTGGTCGGCACACCGGTCACCGAGCGCCGCGTCGTGCCGCAGTCGGTCATCGCCCGCCAGCTCGCCAACCCGTTCCTGGCCCCCGACTTCAGCGTCGCCGAGGCCCGTGCCAGCCACCCCCGCCGGCTGGCGACCTGGGAGCTGCTCGGCCCGCTCTTCCGCTCCTTCGAGTACGGCGGCGCCGGGGCCGTGTCCTGCATGCCGCTCCCGGACCCCGAGGAGGTCAAGGTCCCGGGTGACCGCGAGCTGATGCCGCACCAGGCGCAGCTGGTGGCCGCGGCCGCGAAGGGACACCGCACCTTCCTGCTCGCCGACGAGCCCGGCCTGGGCAAGACCGCGCAGGCCCTGCTGGCCGCGCAGGCCGCCGAGGCGTTCCCGCTGCTGGTCGTCGTGCCGAACGTCGTGAAGACCAACTGGGCCCGCGAGGCCGGTCTGTGGGTGCCCAACCGCCCCGTGACCGTCATCCACGGCGACGGCGCGAACGTCGACGGCTTCGCCGACATCGTGGTCGTCAACTACGAGGTGCTCGACCGCCACGTCGGCTGGCTCGGGGACTTCGGCTTCCGCGGGATGGTCGTCGACGAGGCGCACTTCATCAAGAACAAGACCTCCCAGCGCTCCCAGCACGTGCTGCAGCTCTCCGACCGGATCCGCCAGCGCATCGGCCGGCCGCTGATGATGGCGCTGACCGGCACGCCGCTGATCAACGACATCGAGGACTTCCGCGCGATCTGGCAGTTCCTCGGCTGGATCGACGACAAGCGCCCGCTGGGCCGGCTCATGGACGCCCTCGAGGACACCGGTCTGACCCCGGCCGACCCGCCGTTCTACCCCGCGGCGCGCCGCTGCGTCATCGACATGGGCATCGTGCGCCGCCGCAAGGTCGACGTCGCCGCCGACATCCCCGCCCGCCGGGTCGCCGACCTCCCGGTCGAGCTGGACGACGAGGCCGGCCGCTCCATCCGCGCCGCCGAGCGCGAGCTCGCGCGCCGCCTCGTGGAGCGGTACGACACCGCGCTGGCCACCCGCACGTCGGGCCAGACAGTCGAGGGCATCGACCACGAGCTGGTGCGCCGCGTCGCGACGTGGGAGCGCGAGGACACCACCGACAACACCTCGGGCGAGAACGTCTTCGGGATGATGCGCCGCATCGGCCAGGCCAAGGCCGGGCTCGCCGCCGACTACGCCGCCCAGCTCGCGCGCAACGTGGGCAAGGTGGTGTTCTTCGCCAAGCACGTCGACGTGATGGACGTCGCCGAGGACACCTTCGCCCGCCGCGGGATCCGGTACTCCTCCATCCGCGGCGACCAGACCTCCCAGGCCCGGCAGCGCAACATCGACGCGTTCGTCAACGACCCCGAGGTCGAGATCGTCGTCTGCTCGCTGACCGCGGCCGGCGTCGGGCTCAACCTGCAGGTCGCCTCCAACCTGGTGCTGGCCGAGCTGTCGTGGACCGACGCCGAGCAGACCCAGGCGATCGACCGCATCCACCGCATCGGGCAGGAGGAGCCGGTCACCGCCTGGCGGATCATCGCCGCGCAGACCCTCGACACCCGGATCGCCGAGCTCATCGACAGCAAGGCCGGCCTCGCCGCCCGCGCGCTCGACGGGTCCGACACCGAGCTGCCCAACAGCGCCGACATCCAGCTCGAGGCCCTGGTCGCGATGCTGACCGACGCGCTGGTCAAGCGCGGGGACGCCGCCTGA
- a CDS encoding alpha/beta fold hydrolase, protein MSARLERFHHEGLTFDVHDSGPEDGDPVVLLHGFPERATSWRHVEPLLHAAGLRTYALDQRGYSPGARPEGRRHYRTELLAGDVEALVRTIGRPVHLVGHDWGAIVAWTVAGLHPDLIRTLTAVSVPHPAAFRRSMTSSPQALRSWYIGLFQVPRLPELLLGLSGGRFLERAMIATGMSREDVSRVQEEVVATGALPHALGYYRALPLSDRSVLGRTVRVPTTLVWSSGDTALDRRGAELTGEHVDAPYELVVLEGVSHWIPTHAPEALAEAVLERVAGT, encoded by the coding sequence ATGAGCGCACGACTGGAGCGGTTCCACCACGAGGGCCTGACCTTCGACGTCCACGACAGCGGCCCGGAGGACGGCGACCCCGTCGTCCTGCTGCACGGCTTCCCCGAGCGCGCGACGTCGTGGCGGCACGTCGAGCCGCTGCTGCACGCGGCCGGCCTGCGGACCTACGCGCTGGACCAGCGCGGCTACTCCCCGGGCGCCCGGCCCGAGGGACGCAGGCACTACCGCACCGAGCTGCTCGCCGGCGACGTCGAGGCGCTGGTGCGCACGATCGGCCGCCCGGTGCACCTGGTCGGCCACGACTGGGGGGCGATCGTCGCCTGGACCGTCGCCGGTCTTCACCCCGACCTCATCCGGACGCTGACCGCCGTCTCGGTCCCGCACCCCGCGGCGTTCCGTCGCTCGATGACCTCCTCGCCGCAGGCCCTGCGGTCCTGGTACATCGGGCTCTTCCAGGTGCCGCGCCTGCCCGAGCTGCTGCTGGGCCTCTCCGGCGGGCGCTTCCTGGAGCGGGCGATGATCGCGACCGGCATGTCGCGCGAGGACGTCTCGCGGGTCCAGGAGGAGGTCGTGGCGACCGGGGCGCTGCCGCACGCGCTCGGCTACTACCGGGCGCTCCCGCTCTCGGACCGCTCGGTCCTCGGCCGCACCGTCCGGGTCCCTACGACGCTGGTGTGGAGCAGCGGCGACACCGCGCTGGACCGCCGCGGCGCCGAGCTGACCGGCGAGCACGTCGACGCGCCGTACGAGCTGGTCGTGCTCGAGGGGGTCAGCCACTGGATCCCGACGCACGCGCCCGAGGCGCTGGCCGAGGCGGTCCTCGAGCGGGTGGCCGGCACGTGA
- a CDS encoding pyridoxamine 5'-phosphate oxidase family protein, giving the protein MSSFRPGWSSLPAPLAQMWTERHLCTLTTLRPDGRPHVVPVGCALDPEQQCAWVISSRTSRKVRNLLAAPGPVAVCQVDGARWSTLEGTAVVTSDAGDVARAVERYAGRYRQPRENAERVALRISVDRFLGSRGLF; this is encoded by the coding sequence GTGAGCTCCTTCCGGCCCGGTTGGTCGTCCCTGCCCGCCCCGCTCGCACAGATGTGGACCGAGCGGCACCTGTGCACGCTCACCACGCTGCGGCCCGACGGCCGCCCGCACGTCGTCCCGGTCGGCTGCGCGCTGGACCCGGAGCAGCAGTGCGCCTGGGTGATCTCCTCGCGCACCTCCCGCAAGGTGCGCAACCTGCTCGCCGCCCCCGGTCCGGTCGCGGTGTGCCAGGTCGACGGGGCCCGCTGGTCGACGCTCGAGGGGACGGCCGTGGTCACCTCCGACGCCGGCGACGTGGCGCGCGCCGTCGAGCGGTATGCCGGCCGCTACCGCCAGCCGCGCGAGAACGCCGAGCGGGTGGCGCTGCGGATCTCCGTCGACCGGTTCCTGGGGTCGCGCGGGCTGTTCTGA
- the rsmI gene encoding 16S rRNA (cytidine(1402)-2'-O)-methyltransferase, which translates to MTGVLVLAATPIGRVADAPPRLAEELAGADVVAAEDTRRLKRLTSDLGVTVGGRVVSYFEGNESARTPVLLEALLNGDRVLLVTDAGMPSVSDPGYRLVAAAVEHDVHVTAVPGPSAVLTALAVSGLPVDRFCFEGFLPRKAGERARRLAGLAAEERTMVFFEAPHRTGPALAAMAEAFGEDRPAAVCRELTKTHEEVRRGPLADLVAWAAEGVRGEVTVVVQGASPVAEVGTDPASLRAAVAEREAAGTSRKEAIVEVARLAGVPKREVYDLVHRGEG; encoded by the coding sequence ATGACCGGCGTCCTCGTCCTCGCCGCCACCCCCATCGGGCGGGTGGCCGACGCGCCGCCCCGGCTGGCCGAGGAGCTCGCGGGCGCCGACGTCGTCGCCGCCGAGGACACCCGGCGGCTCAAGCGGCTCACCTCCGACCTCGGCGTCACCGTCGGCGGCCGGGTGGTGTCGTACTTCGAGGGCAACGAGTCCGCCCGCACGCCGGTCCTGCTCGAGGCGCTGCTGAACGGCGACCGGGTGCTGCTCGTGACCGACGCCGGCATGCCGAGCGTCTCCGACCCCGGCTACCGCCTCGTCGCCGCGGCCGTCGAGCACGACGTGCACGTGACCGCCGTGCCCGGGCCCTCCGCGGTGCTGACCGCGCTGGCGGTCTCCGGGCTGCCGGTCGACCGGTTCTGCTTCGAGGGCTTCCTGCCGCGCAAGGCCGGCGAGCGGGCGCGGCGGCTCGCCGGGCTCGCCGCGGAGGAGCGGACGATGGTGTTCTTCGAGGCCCCCCACCGCACGGGGCCGGCGCTGGCCGCGATGGCCGAGGCGTTCGGCGAGGACCGGCCCGCCGCGGTGTGCCGCGAGCTGACCAAGACCCACGAGGAGGTACGCCGCGGCCCGCTCGCCGACCTCGTCGCGTGGGCGGCCGAGGGCGTGCGGGGCGAGGTGACCGTCGTCGTGCAGGGCGCGTCGCCGGTCGCCGAGGTGGGCACCGACCCGGCGAGCCTGCGGGCGGCCGTCGCCGAGCGCGAGGCCGCCGGCACCAGCCGCAAGGAGGCCATCGTCGAGGTGGCCCGCCTGGCCGGGGTGCCGAAGCGGGAGGTCTACGACCTGGTCCACCGGGGAGAGGGATGA
- a CDS encoding DUF4153 domain-containing protein, with product MTPQPLAPVGSIKVKLGLLVAASVLVAATVATLGRAAGVPAWLGIPVTVALALAVTQLLAVGMTSPLRQMTAAARRMATGDHAVRVAETSRDEVGELARAFNTMARELASVDRQRRELVANVSHELRTPLTGLRAVLENLVDGVGPADPAALQAALDQAERTSGLVEDLLDLARVDAGRAPLTPQPVRLAGLLADAVAEAKVLGRPVSYDVRVEPADLVVAADPARLRQLVANLLDNASRHSPAGAKVRVSGVQAGERYLLEVADEGPGVPTTDRERVFERFGTLGGAGDGTGGTGLGLAIARWVSDLHGGTIGFVDPEADRSGARVRVDLPLAPRERVTVTAPSSPAPGGEPPEQPAEEPAEEPAEEPAEGPDPADRPVAPPGLLDELFAGFWPARAVPPRVGLLAGAVATGVLAAALLPDRGLGLGTFLVLLAAGGVLVAASPHRREPWTAACAALSLLLAATALLRDAEWLVVLCLLAGVATALCGATRARTAAGIVLSGLAWPLAGLRGLPWLGRTVGTLTGLGRGAAVLRTVVWSVLGLVVFGALLVSADALLARWADAVVPDLTSDLLVARVFLTVAVGGVVLAAAYLALDPPRVDRTERGPRPVARRFEWLAPVLVVIGVFAVFLAAQATVVLAGHDHLRRTTGLTYAEYVHQGFGQLTVATALTLLVVWAAARKAPRATPADRAWLRGALGLLCLETLVVVASALYRMHLYQEAYGFTRLRLLVDVVEGWLGLLVLAVLLACLVGRRTTWFPRFALVSGVVALLGLAAVNPDAWVAEHNLERYADTGRLDPAYLQGLSDDAVPALVDRSADLPDDLRAGVLAGRERTGQDGDVWEWNLGRSRADDALAGATLTEPAAGCASRTTVD from the coding sequence GTGACGCCGCAGCCGCTCGCGCCGGTCGGCTCGATCAAGGTCAAGCTCGGCCTGCTGGTCGCGGCCAGCGTGCTGGTCGCGGCGACGGTCGCCACGCTGGGCCGGGCCGCGGGCGTGCCGGCCTGGCTGGGCATCCCGGTCACCGTCGCCCTCGCGCTCGCGGTGACCCAGCTGCTCGCGGTCGGCATGACCTCGCCGCTGCGGCAGATGACGGCGGCCGCGCGGCGGATGGCGACCGGCGACCACGCCGTGCGGGTGGCGGAGACCTCGCGCGACGAGGTGGGCGAGCTGGCGCGGGCGTTCAACACGATGGCCCGCGAGCTCGCCAGCGTCGACCGGCAGCGCCGGGAGCTCGTGGCGAACGTCAGCCACGAGCTGCGGACGCCGCTGACCGGCCTGCGGGCGGTGCTGGAGAACCTCGTCGACGGCGTCGGTCCCGCCGATCCCGCGGCGCTCCAGGCGGCGCTGGACCAGGCCGAGCGCACCAGCGGCCTGGTCGAGGACCTCCTCGACCTCGCCCGGGTGGACGCCGGCCGCGCCCCGCTCACCCCCCAGCCGGTCCGGCTCGCAGGGCTGTTGGCCGACGCCGTCGCGGAGGCGAAGGTGCTCGGCCGCCCGGTGTCGTACGACGTGCGCGTCGAGCCGGCGGACCTGGTCGTCGCCGCCGACCCGGCGCGGTTGCGCCAGCTCGTGGCGAACCTGCTCGACAACGCCTCGCGTCACAGTCCCGCGGGGGCGAAGGTGCGGGTGAGCGGCGTGCAGGCGGGGGAGCGCTACCTGCTGGAGGTCGCCGACGAGGGACCGGGCGTGCCGACGACGGACCGCGAGCGGGTCTTCGAGCGGTTCGGCACCCTCGGTGGTGCCGGCGACGGCACCGGCGGCACGGGCCTCGGGCTCGCGATCGCCCGGTGGGTGAGCGACCTGCACGGCGGGACGATCGGGTTCGTCGACCCCGAGGCGGACAGGAGCGGCGCCCGGGTGCGGGTCGACCTGCCGCTGGCGCCGCGGGAGCGGGTGACCGTCACGGCTCCCTCCTCCCCGGCGCCGGGTGGCGAGCCCCCCGAGCAGCCGGCCGAGGAGCCGGCCGAGGAGCCGGCCGAGGAGCCGGCCGAGGGGCCGGACCCGGCTGACCGACCGGTGGCCCCGCCCGGCCTGCTCGACGAGCTCTTCGCGGGGTTCTGGCCGGCCCGCGCCGTGCCGCCGCGGGTCGGGCTGCTCGCCGGCGCGGTCGCCACCGGTGTGCTGGCGGCGGCGCTGCTGCCCGACCGCGGCTTGGGCCTCGGGACGTTCCTCGTGCTGCTCGCCGCCGGCGGGGTGCTGGTGGCCGCGAGCCCGCACCGCCGCGAGCCCTGGACGGCGGCCTGCGCCGCGCTGTCCCTCCTGCTGGCCGCGACCGCGCTGCTGCGCGACGCGGAGTGGCTCGTCGTGCTCTGCCTGCTCGCCGGGGTGGCCACGGCGCTGTGCGGGGCCACGCGGGCCCGCACCGCGGCCGGGATCGTGCTCTCGGGCCTGGCCTGGCCGCTGGCCGGCCTGCGCGGGCTGCCCTGGCTGGGCCGCACGGTCGGGACCCTCACCGGGCTCGGCCGGGGCGCCGCCGTGCTGCGCACCGTCGTGTGGTCGGTGCTCGGCCTGGTGGTGTTCGGCGCGCTGCTCGTCTCCGCCGACGCCCTGCTCGCGCGGTGGGCCGACGCGGTGGTGCCCGACCTGACCTCCGACCTGCTGGTGGCGCGGGTCTTCCTCACGGTGGCGGTCGGCGGCGTCGTGCTGGCCGCGGCGTACCTCGCCCTCGACCCCCCGCGTGTCGACCGCACCGAGCGCGGCCCGCGCCCGGTCGCGCGCCGGTTCGAGTGGCTGGCTCCGGTCCTGGTCGTCATCGGCGTCTTCGCGGTGTTCCTCGCCGCGCAGGCGACCGTCGTCCTCGCCGGGCACGACCACCTGCGGCGGACGACGGGGCTGACCTACGCGGAGTACGTCCACCAGGGGTTCGGCCAGCTGACCGTCGCCACCGCGCTCACCCTCCTGGTGGTGTGGGCCGCCGCCCGGAAGGCGCCCCGGGCGACCCCCGCCGACCGGGCGTGGCTGCGCGGGGCCCTCGGCCTGCTCTGCCTGGAGACCCTGGTCGTGGTCGCCTCCGCGCTGTACCGGATGCACCTCTACCAGGAGGCCTACGGCTTCACCCGCCTGCGCCTGCTCGTCGACGTCGTCGAGGGCTGGCTGGGGCTGCTCGTGCTCGCGGTGCTCCTCGCCTGCCTGGTCGGCCGGCGGACGACCTGGTTCCCGCGGTTCGCGCTCGTCAGCGGCGTCGTCGCGCTGCTCGGCCTGGCCGCGGTCAACCCCGACGCCTGGGTGGCCGAGCACAACCTCGAGCGGTACGCCGACACCGGCCGCCTCGACCCGGCCTACCTGCAGGGGCTCTCCGACGACGCGGTGCCCGCGCTGGTCGACCGCTCCGCGGACCTGCCCGACGACCTGCGCGCGGGCGTGCTGGCCGGCCGCGAGCGGACCGGGCAGGACGGCGACGTGTGGGAGTGGAACCTCGGGCGGTCGCGCGCGGACGACGCGCTGGCCGGCGCGACCCTCACCGAGCCGGCCGCGGGGTGCGCGTCCCGGACGACGGTGGACTAG
- a CDS encoding ChaB family protein has product MPAKEELPSTIQRSPKKAQRTWSKAHDSAVDEYGEGERAHRTAFAALKHSFEKVGDHWEAKDGKGPSDKQASKSGGSAREGGGTAEGVDANASKKHLMDLAKKLDISGRSTMKKDELVEAIKKANRKETRKSRS; this is encoded by the coding sequence ATGCCCGCCAAGGAAGAGCTGCCCTCGACCATCCAGCGCTCGCCGAAGAAGGCCCAGCGCACCTGGTCCAAGGCCCACGACAGCGCTGTCGACGAGTACGGCGAGGGCGAGCGCGCGCACCGCACCGCGTTCGCCGCGCTCAAGCACTCCTTCGAGAAGGTCGGCGACCACTGGGAGGCCAAGGACGGGAAGGGCCCGTCCGACAAGCAGGCGAGCAAGTCCGGCGGCTCCGCGCGCGAGGGCGGGGGGACCGCCGAGGGCGTCGACGCCAACGCCAGCAAGAAGCACCTGATGGACCTCGCGAAGAAGCTCGACATCTCCGGCCGCTCGACGATGAAGAAGGACGAGCTGGTCGAGGCGATCAAGAAGGCGAACCGCAAGGAGACCCGCAAGAGCCGGTCCTGA
- a CDS encoding TatD family hydrolase — MSGRPSDRPPVPDPLPAPVVDNHCHLDITRGEAPDGPGAQVDVAPAIAAAAAVGVPRIVQIGCDLPGARWAVEAAATYDALVAGVALHPNEAPRLVAQGTDLDTAMAEIEALAGAHPKVRAVGETGLDHFRTGEEGRAVQVESFRRHIDLAKRLDKTLVIHDRDAHEDVLRVLDEEGAPERWVMHCFSGDAAFARACLDRGAYLSFAGTVTFRNAQPLRDALVVTPRDRVLVETDAPYLTPHPHRGQVNASYLVPLTVRAMAEVRGDDLEDLCVAIDASTEEAFGGPW, encoded by the coding sequence GTGAGCGGGCGGCCCTCGGACCGCCCGCCCGTCCCCGACCCGCTCCCGGCGCCTGTCGTCGACAACCACTGCCACCTCGACATCACCCGGGGCGAGGCCCCGGACGGCCCGGGCGCGCAGGTCGACGTGGCCCCCGCGATCGCCGCCGCCGCGGCGGTCGGCGTGCCCCGGATCGTCCAGATCGGCTGCGACCTGCCCGGCGCCCGGTGGGCGGTCGAGGCGGCGGCGACGTACGACGCGCTCGTCGCCGGGGTCGCGCTGCACCCCAACGAGGCGCCGCGGCTGGTGGCGCAGGGCACCGACCTCGACACCGCGATGGCCGAGATCGAGGCGTTGGCCGGTGCTCACCCGAAGGTGCGGGCGGTGGGGGAGACCGGTCTCGACCACTTCCGGACCGGCGAGGAGGGGCGCGCGGTGCAGGTGGAGTCGTTCCGCCGGCACATCGACCTGGCCAAGCGGCTGGACAAGACCCTCGTCATCCACGACCGCGACGCCCACGAGGACGTGCTGCGCGTCCTCGACGAGGAGGGCGCGCCCGAGCGCTGGGTGATGCACTGCTTCTCCGGCGACGCCGCCTTCGCGCGCGCCTGCCTGGACCGCGGGGCCTACCTCTCCTTCGCGGGCACCGTGACGTTCAGGAACGCCCAGCCGCTGCGCGACGCGCTGGTCGTGACCCCGCGCGACCGGGTGCTCGTGGAGACCGACGCGCCGTACCTCACCCCGCACCCGCACCGCGGCCAGGTGAACGCCTCCTACCTCGTCCCGCTCACCGTCAGAGCGATGGCGGAGGTCCGCGGGGACGACCTCGAGGACCTCTGCGTGGCCATCGACGCCTCGACCGAGGAGGCCTTCGGAGGGCCCTGGTGA